The Topomyia yanbarensis strain Yona2022 chromosome 3, ASM3024719v1, whole genome shotgun sequence nucleotide sequence ATACACGACAACAACAGTTGGGGGAAAGAACTGATGAAATCTGGCAACCGGACACGATGCTAAGCTGTATGAAACTGGAGAAACTATCCATgcaatatatacatacatatttttATGACTACATATGGGAGTTGCAAAGTTCTTACTGTTGTTGTCGTCGTggttttggcacatttttttcatatctACCATATGTTGGCTTTTATCCATCTTTAACTGTTCATTTACCGAATAAAGCATCattggttttttttattgtgtAATGAGTGTTCACTCATTTTGAGAAGTGATTACTAACGAATATTCAATTGAGAACAGTTCGTCGAAATAGACTGTTTAACCGATCTCTAGTACACCGTACTTTTCACTACGATCAAAGCTGACGTTTAAGCAGCTCTCTTATCCGAACTGTCACTAGCTCGAGGCTGACTATGTTgtagattgagatgagattgatgatggggttgttgttgttgctgctgttgctgcgtATGTTGATGGTGATGGGAAAGTAGATGCTGCTGATGAGGAttgtgttgttgttgctgttgttgtagTGGTAGCGGATGTTGAGGTTTATGCTGGTACtgtagttgttgttgctgctgctgctgttccaTACCAGAGGTAAACAAAATTTGCACTTGATCCTGACCCATCTGATACTGGAGCAGATCCATACTGTTGCTGCCGCCTGGTGCTCTGGAGTTTACCTCCGTTGTGCCAACTACGCTGGAAGACAGCGGCATCTGTAACTGGTGCGAGTGCTGCGATTGTTGCGAGGATTGTGGTTGTTGTTGCAGTTGATTGATTGGAACGGTCGTCAACGGCATATAGGAAATCATGTCAGTATCAGGTTCCACAATCAGTTTCGGCTGTCCGGTGTCAATGAAACCATGTTGCTGATTGGGATGGAATAATGGTTTTTGATCCGGCGGTATATTCatttgttgttgctgctgctgctgttgatggtgatggtggtggtggtgttgTTGTTGATGATGTTGATGTGAATGCGGATTTGGCGGTTGATTTGTTAGACTAGGATGAGTTTGGTACTGCTGACTACTATGGGGAGGTTGATGATGCTGGAGGTAGGAAGCACTGTTACTGCACCTACTATGGCTGTCGTCGTTACTGCTGGCGTCGGCCGTAAAAGGAAGCGTTACAATCGAAGGAAGCAACCCGTACCGAGCCATTAACAATTGCTCCTGTACCCTTCGCAGTTCCTCCTGCTGTTGTATTATCAAATGCTGTAATTCCTCGTGCTTTCGCTGCAGATGTCCCTGAACTTGATTCTGTGCAGGAGTTAACACGACACCACCAGCTTCTGACGATACTGTCGACGGAATTGGTGACAGAATTCCGGCATTAGCCTCCGGCGGGAAACCTGTATCTGGTTGAATAGGAACCGCTGCCAAATACTGCTGATGTTCGATAAATGGGGTCGGTAGTTTGATTGCTGTCGCCGTTGGCGGTGTACGCAACTGCTGAAAAGAATCTACCGCCGACTGAGGATTGAGCAAGGAATGTTGGTGGAGTAACAATTGAGGGGTCGGATGTGGCACCTCGTGCTGAGTAGTAGTACTAGTTGTCTTTGAACTATAGGTATTGGATCGCATTCGTGATCTCTGAAAAGATATAAGGCATAAATATAGAATATTCAACAAAGCCTGGCTATCCTTACCGTGCTAGGTTGAGTCTGCATCGACTGACGACTGGCATGAGATCCAACGGAGGCGGAGTGTTCCGAATCCGGTCCCGGTCCGTGATAAGTGTTATACCGGTGCCTACCCCGAGAGGACAAATCTGTTGGCGACCCTCCTGGTGTACCTACCACTCGCGTTGACTTAGAGCTCTTAGTACTCCACGGAGATGTTGCCATTCGGCCTTGCGTTGAGTTAATCTGGAATTTTCTTTCCACACTATCAGCGTCGTCGGAAAATTTGTTCTCCCCTCCGGCTTGGTTTCTCAACTGTTTCATTACATCTGTATAACTTACGACTCGATGGGTACAGACTACGAACTCCGGTTTGGAGTTCCACTGGTGGTACGTGATGTAAAACCGGGTCTGTAACCAAATCCATTGCTGTCCCTTTGTCAGAAAGCGATAATAGCAGGAGGTACCTTCACCGTTTTGCATTACTAAAACAAAATACCAATTAAATATGAAATTACGTGAACCTATAAAAGACTATACTTACGACCCTCATGAGATGCGACCACTTTCTCCAAATCATCAAAATGATAATAGTCATATCCGGAGGTGCCCAGTACTTCAAACGGCAGATAACCGATAATGGGAGGAGCTCGGTGATCTAGAAACAGAAACTTCCACTCCATACTATGCCTAGAGGTGAATTCGCTTTTCGAACTATCCACAACAGACATCTCCCGAATTAACTGTGGTGTCTGCAGCCGCCCGGTTCCAACGAAGATTAACCTCGTATCTGCATCGGTCATATAGCTACTAAATCTGGATGCCGTCATTAAAGAATCAGCATCAACGTCGCTTCCTGAAATATTATTAATTCTTGTATTAATATTACTGATGATTGAGCGGGTATACTCACTGAAATATCCAGTAAATTGAACTAACTCGTAGGATACCTCGAGTCGATAGTCGGTTGTACCGCGTTTGATGTAACATGAGAAGGTGACCTGATTCTCGCGAGATATCCCTGCTTGCAATGGATCCACGACTGCTGTCGGATTGAGCAGAATATTGTACAGATCATTTTGATCGTCCTCGTACACCATATCGTAGACGGTCATATtgagcagatcactctagaaataaAACGATTTTAAACTCATTCTCTGTATacagtgtaaaataaaaacatgcGAATAAAAAACATATACGTAGTACATACAAAGGTTTCTAAGAGTAATGATTATCATAGAAAAATACCCACCGGCAAATGACCCAGCAACGAAGTAATAGATTCGGAAGCATAGAACACCCTTCCCGTTGAGGAGAACACGAAGATAAATCCATCCAGTGCTTCCAGAATCAAATGGGTAAACTCTTCATTTGATAGAAACGATGGTTTCCAATCGGTTTGAATCTCGTGCACCCGTGACCGGACGGCAATTTCGTTGTGACTTTTCAAAAATGCTATCGTAGACTTGAGTACGGTACTTTTGTCCATCTTTCGCGTGTTGGACGAAACCATCGAGTTGAGTTCGTTCACCAGCAGATTAAACTGATCGCGCCGTTTCTTCTCGCTGAGATTGCGTGATTTTCTGCAAATAAATTGAATGAGTTTTCGGCAGATATGCAGAGATTAATTAATGGGAAGAGTCATACGTACCTCTTGGTATCATCCTTATCATCTGGATCATCTTCCATCATGGCTCACGTTTTAGTTGTTTTTCTTTCAAAGCTCTTTGTTACCCAATcactaattttatttaaatattccTTAATTAATATCACATAGAATTCCTTCCTTCGGTTGGTATCGTACGCCAAAAAGCACTAACAAAGACCCTTTTGTATTTAAAAgcaattcacaaaatgttttaggTTATGTTGCAAGCACAAATTGGATCGCAGCATCGTATAATCACATGGTTAAACATGCTTGTTTAAGGTTCTTGCAATTCATCCCACTGTATCAATCGATTGTACGCCTTCACAACGTTGCACTTAAAATATAGAaaagagaaaaatattttaattcaagCTATCTATTACCAAAACACAAAGCATGCATATTAAAGAAAATACCAATAACAACAGATATATCGATTAAATCATACTATGCATTATTATGCAACAGACGGGCTGGATtgacaaacacacacacacacttaaaCGAAATGACAATGCGATGGAGAGTACTTTATTGTGGACCAGATATGGCATCAACCAGTAGCAGACCAAGATAAACAAGTATCGGTTCAATACACAGAATGTACTGTAACTCAGGCAACCGGATTTTCCACCCCATCAATCAGAGTGGGGTGACTAcgtatcatcatcatcatcttcaTCGCCGTCACCGTCAGCTTCATAATCATACACGAAAGCGTGTTCCACCATGCAGGAAAATTGTGTTTGTGTCCGATTCTGCCAATATGTAAACAAAACAATATTATGAGTCGGAAGGGATGGTGACTGAAAAGAAATTGTAAACAGAGCCGGCGAACCACCGATGCTTGAAGGTTGCCGAagaaaaaacagcatttttccGAAATAGTTATTACAGCTCAGTTCATCAGACCCTGGACCCAAACCAATCCCACCAAGTCTTAAATCAGGATTCACGTTTCCTGTTCAATCTGCACCACAGTAGATCATTCGTTGGAAAATGTTGATGGTATCTTGGGCCTAAATCAACGCAGTCCAGATTTCGTGGTACTAGATCACAATGCGATGAGCGTTTTGTAGCTAGTATACTTAGCGTCCCCAAGATACCTTTCACTCATTAATTTTGGCTAGCTCTACCAAATCACTTTCAAGTGAGTGAGCTTGTTGGTTCACTTGTTGGTACGGGCAGAGAACTGGTTCTGGATTTATTCATATGCATGTAAATTCCAACGTCTCGTGTGAATTTGGTATTATTATACCTTGAAAATAAGCTATGAAAGCTTGCAATAAAAAGGAGATAAGGTTCGCCGAATTTCCAAACGATTTTACTGCTACCTGGTGGTGGGTCTACCGATGAATCGTCAATGAATATAAGAACACCGAGGAAAAGGTACTTAAGATTTTCATAAGTCACGGCATAAAATCTGTGGAAGAAATGTAAGTGTTGGTTATCCGCTTATAACGTCTTTTCACctaataaaatttgattttttctacAGTAACACAATTATTGCAGCAGAAGTATAGCCACCAGCTATAGCTGATTGCGAGCTCTTTTTAAAATATCGGGCCGTCTCTAATTGTATTCATGGACCCAGGATAAAGTATTAttcaattttcttaaaatattttgtgaGTGATAGGTAATGGGTAATAAATCTATCGTTCTTCGTCAATTGTCTATGTACTGTGTACTACTCAACCATTTTTTGCAAGATGGTGGGTAAATCTTGAAAAAGGCCGAAAATGGTGGCCGAAACGTTGGGCAGTACAAAACATCCGTTCTTATATTATAGACTGAAAAAGCCAAACAACCGTATAAACATTCttccaatattttttgaaaaataaacagTAAATGAGATTTATGTTTTTTGTGAGCTATTTGTATATATTACAGTTGTGAATGCCATTCCAATtattacatgaaattcataCCATTTTTCGTACCTTGAAATTTGTGTTGGTATTTTGATGTTTACTTGCACCCCTTGTCTGTTTATGCATTCCTGCTCAGCTTTAAATGAGATTCATGGTCCTCACAGCGTATATAACCCCTCTACATTAGATCATTTTTTATGTATTGATATAATTAGTATTAAATTCAGAAATAGTAATATTTTCACTAGAAGTTATATTAGATCTTTTAAATATTGTTTTGTTACCGTTTTTTGATCGTCTAGGTCCAGTCCTTAACAATGCTTGCTGGTTACAACTCTTCGAATCTGATGCACCCCTGGCTTTCCTCATCAAATCCTTCAAACACTGATGGTAGCATAACTAGTTCACTGTCCTCCTCCGAAGCACTGCTTACTTCATAAACCGATTCCACCATAGTATTTGACAAATTCATcgttttttttctacttttcttTGTGAAGAGCCCAATGCTCTGCATTTATGCCGCTTCTTTCAATAGCTTGATTATTGTACGCCAAGGGAAAGCTGGTCTTCCTAATTTCTTTGGTTCATCGATTTTATATTTGACCGCTGTTCTCAGTATAGTTTCATTTCCCCCTCTTGAGATGTTTCCATTGAAATTAAGTCGTGCTATCCTTATTTGGTTGTTAACCCTGAAGCACTCGCGCTGTTGCACTTTGTACAACACTTTAGGATTTTTCGTTATCACTTAGTTGCAAAGACATTTATCAATGCCAAACCACTGTGTATTCCTCagaaatcatgttttagacaaGATACACTCattttgtgcactgatataccTCAAGTGCAACAATACACTCTGAAATTGTTTGATGAAACCAGACCAATAGAATGCGCGATGTGGGAGTTTCGACCAAACAATATTCTGTTCAACATATCTCGTGATCTCGATCATATGGAGGGTTACTTCCTTCGGGAAACTTGTTCAGATGATAGTTTGATATAAAATTCTACCGCTAGGTGACGCCAGTGAGCATGTTATTACTCAGCTTACTAT carries:
- the LOC131694189 gene encoding circadian locomoter output cycles protein kaput isoform X1, with translation MMEDDPDDKDDTKRKSRNLSEKKRRDQFNLLVNELNSMVSSNTRKMDKSTVLKSTIAFLKSHNEIAVRSRVHEIQTDWKPSFLSNEEFTHLILEALDGFIFVFSSTGRVFYASESITSLLGHLPSDLLNMTVYDMVYEDDQNDLYNILLNPTAVVDPLQAGISRENQVTFSCYIKRGTTDYRLEVSYELVQFTGYFSEYTRSIISNINTRINNISGSDVDADSLMTASRFSSYMTDADTRLIFVGTGRLQTPQLIREMSVVDSSKSEFTSRHSMEWKFLFLDHRAPPIIGYLPFEVLGTSGYDYYHFDDLEKVVASHEGLMQNGEGTSCYYRFLTKGQQWIWLQTRFYITYHQWNSKPEFVVCTHRVVSYTDVMKQLRNQAGGENKFSDDADSVERKFQINSTQGRMATSPWSTKSSKSTRVVGTPGGSPTDLSSRGRHRYNTYHGPGPDSEHSASVGSHASRQSMQTQPSTRSRMRSNTYSSKTTSTTTQHEVPHPTPQLLLHQHSLLNPQSAVDSFQQLRTPPTATAIKLPTPFIEHQQYLAAVPIQPDTGFPPEANAGILSPIPSTVSSEAGGVVLTPAQNQVQGHLQRKHEELQHLIIQQQEELRRVQEQLLMARYGLLPSIVTLPFTADASSNDDSHSRCSNSASYLQHHQPPHSSQQYQTHPSLTNQPPNPHSHQHHQQQHHHHHHHQQQQQQQQMNIPPDQKPLFHPNQQHGFIDTGQPKLIVEPDTDMISYMPLTTVPINQLQQQPQSSQQSQHSHQLQMPLSSSVVGTTEVNSRAPGGSNSMDLLQYQMGQDQVQILFTSGMEQQQQQQQLQYQHKPQHPLPLQQQQQQHNPHQQHLLSHHHQHTQQQQQQQQPHHQSHLNLQHSQPRASDSSDKRAA
- the LOC131694189 gene encoding circadian locomoter output cycles protein kaput isoform X2 encodes the protein MMEDDPDDKDDTKRKSRNLSEKKRRDQFNLLVNELNSMVSSNTRKMDKSTVLKSTIAFLKSHNEIAVRSRVHEIQTDWKPSFLSNEEFTHLILEALDGFIFVFSSTGRVFYASESITSLLGHLPSDLLNMTVYDMVYEDDQNDLYNILLNPTAVVDPLQAGISRENQVTFSCYIKRGTTDYRLEVSYELVQFTGYFRSDVDADSLMTASRFSSYMTDADTRLIFVGTGRLQTPQLIREMSVVDSSKSEFTSRHSMEWKFLFLDHRAPPIIGYLPFEVLGTSGYDYYHFDDLEKVVASHEGLMQNGEGTSCYYRFLTKGQQWIWLQTRFYITYHQWNSKPEFVVCTHRVVSYTDVMKQLRNQAGGENKFSDDADSVERKFQINSTQGRMATSPWSTKSSKSTRVVGTPGGSPTDLSSRGRHRYNTYHGPGPDSEHSASVGSHASRQSMQTQPSTRSRMRSNTYSSKTTSTTTQHEVPHPTPQLLLHQHSLLNPQSAVDSFQQLRTPPTATAIKLPTPFIEHQQYLAAVPIQPDTGFPPEANAGILSPIPSTVSSEAGGVVLTPAQNQVQGHLQRKHEELQHLIIQQQEELRRVQEQLLMARYGLLPSIVTLPFTADASSNDDSHSRCSNSASYLQHHQPPHSSQQYQTHPSLTNQPPNPHSHQHHQQQHHHHHHHQQQQQQQQMNIPPDQKPLFHPNQQHGFIDTGQPKLIVEPDTDMISYMPLTTVPINQLQQQPQSSQQSQHSHQLQMPLSSSVVGTTEVNSRAPGGSNSMDLLQYQMGQDQVQILFTSGMEQQQQQQQLQYQHKPQHPLPLQQQQQQHNPHQQHLLSHHHQHTQQQQQQQQPHHQSHLNLQHSQPRASDSSDKRAA